From Rhizophagus irregularis chromosome 29, complete sequence:
taaaatatatttattcaatttattattttatattttttattacaatttaactTTGAATTAACTTAAACCTAtctattaattcatcaaaaaaagtttgattatttatttctaatatatataatttgatagatattattattattgcataaatatttaataaaataatatttacaaaccAGGAATTAATTAACTgttaatctaaaaaaacaatatcagcagatatcatcaaaattattaattcaaataaaataatcaatatattactGAATACTAACTGCTAACATGTtactttcaaataatatatagtataaaaatacattttttataataaatcagtcaatattaattttagaaatatgatTTCACTACCATTTAATTCCTTgcatcaagacgaatccaaagatataaatttcattaaaatctgatcagtaaatctcttaaaaattgGGTTTGTAGGATAAGGATTTAAAcctttataatttgtaattccggccggagttaaaatataaacttcgTAAATCTGTTCGGGATCTTAATTTTGCTCATATTCTGGTAATGGATGCAatgctggccagaattatatgaTCGGCGtacaaatttccttttttagaataCTTGTGAAACCAAAATCTCTCAATTTTTGCGGGaagcaaaatttccttttttggaaatttgtgtaacgtcACGTGATAATTGACCAATGAGATTATTTGGGATATGGGTGGGATTGGGATTTGGGATTGGTATGGGATTTGGGAGGGGATTTTGGCAAAAGGGATGGGATATGGGATGGGATGGGATAGGGGATTCTCCCATCCCATTTAATATGGGTGGCAAGTATACCCCCTATCGCCAACTTTttcgcaaataaaattttttcacactTATCCTCGTATACAGCTGTTTAGCCAATAACATTTCGCAAAAAACAGTATAAAACCCGAAAATTTCAGTCACGTTACTCTGTCTTGACACTCGCGAACGCTTTCCCTGCCCATATAGATGGAAATACTCTGGTTGGTGACCTCAAGAAGGTTATAAAGGCGGAAAAACAGAATGACTTTGCTGGTGTAGACGCAGACAGGCTCAAGCTATGGAAGGTGGAAATTAGTGTGATCACCTGGACGATCAGTTGAAGAATCTCAAACTCTGACAGTGACGAGCTGTCAGCAATAAACGAAATTGGAGACTACTGGACCGGGAAGCCACCCAAGAAGCATATTCACGTCTTAGTCGAACCACCTGCCTCGACCGCCACTTCGAGCCGCGAACAGGAATTACTTGACCGCATCTCAGTGTTAGAAAAATCGCTCAGCAAGTCTGTTTATGGTATGTATTTTTATCCTCCGGTTCTCCGGCCTGACCTGAGGTTGCTGAAATATTCAGGGCACGAGACTAACCTGTTGTTGCATTATAACGTTCGATATCGTCGTTAGCCCGAAACGAACTAACGAACTAGGAATTTCAAGTGGACAGTGGATATCGATGACGCGACTCTTGATGGCCTCAAAGAATACATACGTGAAATGAGGAAACCGCCGGCACTTGAAAATGATGGAGCAGTTCTAAACTTCATAAGTAGTGGTTAGAGATATTCACCTCGGAACGATCAAGACCTCTGCAAAATGCTCCTATCAAACAACAGCTTCTACTCATTGAGACGCCATCGAAGCCCTTCAACGAATGGACCTTCCCGAAAGTGTGCGAACTCTACGGTCTTAGCGATGATCCGAATCCTAGTACTGACGTGTTCCCTCTTTTTTCGTGTGGTTCTGCTAACCTGAGTAGTGACAAGTCCAAAGCCGTGGTTAAGCATCTAATAGCCGAATTAAAACTGCGACAAGATGTTACTCCTCTCGACAGGGCGTATGAGGCGACGAAGACCATTTATTCTTACTGTTACTTAGCAAGCGCGGTTTCCTTTTACAAAGATAATTTCAAGCTCATACCGGAGAAGCCTGTCGAGGGACGAAATGGGCAAGGAAATCTTGATTATGCAGTAGAATGTCGTTCGACTGGCGGGATCCTTGGTGTGATCTAAgttaagaaagaaattttatgaagGGGTTCGCTCAGGCGTCCGTACAGATGGAGTCAACCTTGACACGTAAACGCAAAGCCGATGAAATCAATAATGGGCAGGATGTGGATAGGGTGTTTGGGATCGTTACCGATGCGTCCGAATGGTACTTTATGGAATGTTTGCTAGATCACGAGGGGAAGCCAACGTTTAAGCTATCGGAACAAGTGACCGTTGTGTACAAAGACGAGAATTTGCAAGATAAGGTGGAAAAGGTCCTCGGTCATATTGTTTGGTTGTTGGAGGAGGCGCAAAAGCCGATGGAAAGTGGTGAGGGCCTCGAGAAATAAAAAGGTCAAAATCATTGAGTAAAATCACGAAGAAGTAAACGTGTGAGTTAGTGTAGATAAACATAGCGTAGCAGGCCAGTCGTTAGAATCATATATCACGGGCAAAGTCCCGAACCATTGTATTTATTTAGCATGTATCACGGGCGCTGACCCgacttgtattatttttttttttcttgtattaataaaaaaagcgaGCGTGTTTTATAAAGCATAAATGTATGTCTGCCGGCCCTAGTGGCAGTGTTACGTAATGTTTGATTCGAGCAGGTTCGGAGGTGATTGTCCGATCTCCAACGCTGGAGATGAACACGCATGCCACAATATGTTAACAGTAACACCATTCACTTGCATACAGAATATAACGGTTAAACCATGGCCGTTCGGGCgaactttattatcaaaaaactGAGTTCCTGAACTCGGTTCACTTTACATTCACGTGACATGCTACGCTGTATTTTTTGAAACCTGGCTAACTACATAATCAATTTTATCCAGCTTAATTTCGCTAAGCTCGAAACAGAATATGATCTTACTCGTTGAATCTTGTCAGAACCTATACGACGAAACAGATCATAACAGATAAATTTTTCGCGCCTGCTCTGTTTTCTTCCAGAGCGTAGTTTTCGTTATCTCCTTCGGGAGCTGATCCCTAACTTCATCAAAATTTCGGAATCTTGCATTTCAGAATGTTGTAATgtatataaatcatattgaCGGAATTCCTACCAACAATAACGCAACCAAACTCGAATGGTGTACACAGAAAGAAACACTCAACATGCCGTACGTCTTGGACTTGGATACCTGCTGTCAAACAGATTTTTGTTGATGGATCATTCCGAGAATTTCCATCCTTAGCAGAAGCACAACGTGTTactgttgtttttttttaaaaaaaaaaatagtaacgcgttttattaattatttcaatttataaaattacataattaattttaaaaacactGAGAgcttagaaaaaaataaaaattttctaatttctatAACTAagtaatcaaaaaattaatatgttaatACATCTTAACTGTAAGATCCCGGTTGTTACTAATACTAGATCCGTCCGTTATTTTTCCTATTAATCTATTTAGCGTtacatttctaatattattttaaaaattatttttttagttttttctattatatcatctgttttttgtatttttttcttttgtctttttcttctttatttatagCCAGATCATCATCTgatttctcttttcttttccGTAAGTCTGTCTTTTGTATTCCTTCTTTACGCTCAATTTCGTTAATTTCATCGCATCTTGGTATCCAGATTCTTTGCTTGAATTCTTCGTAAACGAAATtccataaattctttattaccatttcttcttcttttttattcgttgatttattaaagttatcaTTATATACACCTCTTAGAATTTCCCATATTCGGCTTTTCCCTCTTAACACTATTGAGGGTTGTTCTGCTATCCTTATAAAATCAAAGTTAAATTTCCTTAAGATTTTGATTTCATCGTATAACTTTCTTTCTTCTAGTTGAGTTTCGTATTTATATATCGATTCTTGCAGAATTTCGTCTATTGATACTGCGTTCACTTCACATCGTCAAATATGTTCCCAGTTTTCAATCTCATTTATATTACATCTTTTGCATATGTCACTTTCTATCTTGTTCgtgtttcttttaaaaagtgTATCGTAGGATGGTACAGTAACACCTCTCTAAGTGCACCCCCCTTGGgaccatagtaaaaaaatagtagaatgtgcacttagagagggtgtgcatttatagagagtaAAACATTAAGAGCTCTTATAAGTTGGGATCAGATCCACCGTGCACTTAAAGAGAATTTATATAGTGCGAGGGTGCACTTATAGAGGTGTCACTGTAAttcctttaataaattttttatacgaTACGATCTATCTCTTGTATCTTTCTGGCTACATTGTCTTtgtgtaaaatttatatgatcACTGATAAATTCCAAAGTCGATTTCCAGTCGAACTCTTTTCTGAAATTGTACATAAATAGATCGTCTAATTTTTCGCTATTAAGAATTTCGTTTTTCCAAATCGCGTCGGTGACTTTTTTCCTCCATTTTCTGAATCCTCATGTTACTATATGTTTGTtcctatttaaattatattcgtTTACTAAAAGGGCTTCTTCTACTATCTTGATTCTATAATTTATTGCGAtgtaacttttttatcattcAACATTCCTCTcgcttttttctttatcttttccaTCGTTTTATATTCTTGATCGTTATAATCTAttatatctatattattattatttaataacatctctataaataataattctatataGTAAAGTCATATAAAAGATTGGCTACTTTATCATTTATTCCTAATATTACGTCGctcttttcattaataattaagagACCGATAATAATACttcttatcaaaattttgaattcatTTTCATTCATACATTCATGTTGAGCTAATAGCATTATCTCATTTTCGAGATTATCTCCTATTTCTCTAATCATCCATATTATGTTATATCTATGTCCTTTTTCCTTCTTTATTTATCTCGCTTTTGGTTTTAACTGcgtctattattaaataaaatttatttcttccCCTTTCCATGTTATCTTTCTcgaaaatactattttttaataacataatGAATTCTTCACTtgattgtattaaattatcaattatctCGATTTTTTCGTTATATACTTCGtttcttctttcttcttcattatattttatccattcatttttctttatgatattatttaatgtttcaTAAGGTTTTGTTTCTccttcgtttcttttttcaatttttctacTAAATTCGCCCTCCAAGTAAATCAAGCATTCATTCGTTCCTTTTTCTTGCTAATATTTTTGGCGCATCCTTCACACTTGATTAAGCACGGCGAATTGTTTAAATCTAAACGTGTTACCGGAATTAAAAGCTCGAATATCAAACACGCTAGAATATCGTTGGGAGCACGTGACACGGTAAAATTTTCAGACCGCAGAAATCACGTGCCATATAAAAAGTTCGCGATCTTGAAACGCTGTCATACTTGCTCGGCGTTTCTCTTGTTTCCTGCACAGCTGCACCTTGGAACAATTTTATCAGAAAATGAGTGTCACAACAGAAGGTTCAGAAGAAATGTTCGTTCAAGTGTAAAATTAACCAAGTATTTAAGTGATGCTTAAGACTGTTTTAAAATAGCAAAGAAGTATGGCTAACGACTACATACAATAGATCTGCACGAAAATTGATGAAATACTAAtgcaaaatcaaaatcaaaccattataaaaattactctTCCTGAGCTAGATGAAAGTAATGTATATGTACAACAGGCgatatttgataaatacgATGCTGAAAAGATTGAGAAGGACTTGTTCATCAAAGTAAGTTTTATTTCAAGATAAATATCATTGATTTGAATCTGAccactttttatattagattGACGGAGGGCATAAAACAGAAATCCAAGCCCATTTGACGTTTTCAGGCAAGGTGCATAATCGAACTTGGTACGTAGCACCAGGTACATCATGCATGATGATGGGAAATAAATATAAGCCAGATGTTGGCATCTGGCTTATTAGGCCAACTCATGCACAATTGCATAAACCATTCGTTAACGCATGTCCTCCGCCTGACGTGTATATTGAGGTAATTTATTAAGTTCTTGTAGAATTGCAAATGGTTTTGCTCATCAGATCCAAATACTTGACAGGTGTTTTATAATCGTGACCCTGATCGTGGATTCGCGCTTGAAAAACTTGCTGTGATTCAGCAAAATAATCTTGGGATAGAGTTTATTGGAATCGCATTGCTCGATGGTCAAGCTCCCTTCCCTCAAAATCCGAATCCCGGAGTAGCATCGGTCCCTTCTACTCCTGTAAATCCTCCAAATGTTAGACCCCCTCGTGCGCCCTATTTTGTTTACTGGAATGGTACCAATTtggtttactataaaatagaTTGGAACGAACATTTGGTGTTACTATGTGGATGGACAATGGAGCTAAATATTGTACTTGATACGATTTCTATGCCATGATCTCATGAATGAAGTTATTATGGTGTGCATGAATATGATTatgaagatttaaaataattatatttttttcataaatgaaTAGACAATAGATTATTATACATTGCaagttatacaaaataaaaattctatgcATATGCGTGCTTGTAAATTCTGCAGAACGAACGATccctattattattattaccattttaTAACAGTTTcgactataataaatttatcatagaAACTAGGGTGACGTCAGGAATCAAGTTGGCAcgacttttaatattttttcagttaatatgtatttattgtGAGTTGTGTATTTATGTTTttgtttgtaataatatagaatatattaaagaaaaagaatctgtttatagatttttttcgctttattatcaattatctCATCCGCTTTTAAGTAtctacattttatattaaatttgtcaGCAACATTTTCCTTTCCAACAAAATTCATTAGCTTTAAGTTtgatacttttaaataaatcatcatcatcttgtaCTTGTCTTATAACGTAACCAATgagaaaaacaaattaaactAATCATCAAATGatcattg
This genomic window contains:
- a CDS encoding Coronin-like protein crn1; this encodes MKGFAQASVQMESTLTRKRKADEINNGQDVDRVFGIVTDASEWYFMECLLDHEGKPTFKLSEQVTVVYKDENLQDKVEKVLGHIVWLLEEAQKPMESGEGLEK